From Montipora foliosa isolate CH-2021 chromosome 6, ASM3666993v2, whole genome shotgun sequence, a single genomic window includes:
- the LOC138008644 gene encoding integrase/recombinase xerD homolog, with protein sequence MNRYLLECRKFMRWCNDVKAQFVLPQEPVVVAAYLSQLHRKTGSPSTVSMAYAALQKFVWLYDVVDVTCSNNPLKTGVCRNVVEAAKRNGTQRKNRKLPLSIDMFKRIVAKHGKVDANLKDLRISVIVLLGFAGFFRFNELANIKASYITFADDHMSIVIPSSKTDVYREGNKAIIARTDNATCPVNMVLKYMSAARMDHNADSLLIRQLVFHKNYNTYVLGNKGISYSRCREIFLEALKALGYNSKLFGLHSLRSGGATAAVNSPSGPVSDRLLKLHGRWKSDYAKDLYIQEDISARLSVSSSLGI encoded by the exons ATGAATAGATATTTACTTGAGTGTCGAAAATTTATGCGTTGGTGCAATGATGTTAAGGCTCAATTCGTTTTGCCACAAGAGCCTGTTGTTGTAGCGGCCTATTTGTCTCAACTTCACAGGAAGACTGGTTCTCCCAGCACTGTTAGTATGGCTTATGCTgcattacaaaaatttg TTTGGCTATACGATGTAGTAGATGTAACTTGTAGTAATAATCCTTTGAAAACCGGAGTGTGTAGAAATGTTGTTGAAGCCGCGAAACGTAATGGCACACAACGGAAGAATAGGAAGCTCCCTCTCTCTATTGATATGTTCAAGAGAATAGTTGCTAAACATGGCAAGGTAGACGCTAATCTAAAAGATCTGCGCATTTCAGTCATAGTTCTCTTAGGTTTTGCAGGTTTCTTCAGATTCAATgagttagcaaatatcaaagcTTCGTATATAACTTTCGCAGATGACCATATGTCCATTGTTATACCAAGTAGTAAAACAGATGTCTACAGGGAAGGTAATAAAGCTATTATTGCTAGAACGGACAATGCCACTTGTCCAGTTAATATGGTCCTTAAGTATATGTCTGCTGCAAGAATGGACCATAATGCAGACAGTCTCCTAATCAGGCAGTTAGTATTTCACAAAAATTATAATACTTATGTTTTAGGGAACAAAGGAATTTCGTATTCTAGGTGTCGAGAAATCTTTTTGGAAGCTCTCAAGGCTCTAGGTTACAACTCCAAACTTTTTGGGTTACACAGTCTTAGGTCTGGTGGGGCAACCGCTGCCGTAAATTCACCTAGCGGCCCTGTATCAGACAGGTTATTAAAATTACACGGACGATGGAAATCCGATTACGCCAAAGACTTGTATATTCAAGAAGATATATCTGCACGGCTTTCAGTTTCATCTAGCCTAGGTATTTGA